A stretch of the Oenococcus sp. UCMA 16435 genome encodes the following:
- a CDS encoding ammonium transporter translates to MSAANTTFLILSSVLVLFMTPGLAFFYGGLGSKKNVVNTMMSVFAMCGLAVVLWVLCGYSLSFVGDFGGVFGSLSAFLLHGVKLTALTSTKIPTSLYLIFQMMFAVITPALFVGAVVGRIRFRFLLIFTVFWSIFIYYPLVHMVWANGFLAKLGVIDFAGGTVVHIDAGITALVLAYFLGPRNSYRKGRQEGHYSLPWVLLGTTILWIGWYGFNAGSALAANQIAVQAVLTTTVATACSMITWMVIEMSLKGKATLAGICNGTLCGLVGITPATGYVTVAGSFWIGILAAVASYFFISFLKPRIGVDDALDAFGCHGVCGIVGSILTGLFASRTVNSSISINGLFYGGGFKLFGIQLFATIFSVVFTALICFVIIKLLKLFMKMRVDASEEKEGLDLGEHGESVDYTVPLTLEAYKLEDQKKDFFVGQHNKLKKVSKNSKNTVNSSIN, encoded by the coding sequence ATGAGTGCAGCGAATACAACTTTTTTAATTTTATCAAGTGTCCTGGTTTTGTTCATGACCCCTGGATTAGCGTTCTTTTACGGTGGACTTGGCTCGAAGAAAAATGTTGTTAATACGATGATGTCGGTCTTTGCGATGTGTGGACTTGCAGTCGTGCTGTGGGTGCTTTGTGGCTATTCACTATCTTTCGTTGGTGATTTCGGTGGTGTTTTTGGCAGCTTGAGCGCTTTTTTGCTTCATGGAGTCAAATTAACAGCACTGACATCGACAAAAATTCCGACTAGCTTATATTTGATTTTTCAAATGATGTTCGCTGTAATCACACCAGCTTTGTTTGTTGGAGCAGTAGTTGGTAGAATTCGTTTTAGATTTTTACTGATTTTTACGGTTTTTTGGTCAATTTTTATTTATTATCCGTTAGTTCACATGGTTTGGGCAAACGGATTTTTGGCTAAACTCGGAGTAATTGATTTTGCTGGCGGAACTGTTGTGCATATCGATGCAGGAATTACAGCATTGGTTTTGGCTTATTTTCTTGGACCGCGTAACAGCTATCGTAAAGGTAGACAGGAAGGACACTATAGTCTTCCTTGGGTGCTTTTGGGAACAACGATTCTTTGGATCGGCTGGTACGGTTTTAATGCCGGTTCCGCCTTGGCCGCTAACCAAATCGCTGTTCAGGCAGTATTAACAACAACGGTTGCAACAGCTTGTTCAATGATTACCTGGATGGTAATTGAAATGTCTTTAAAGGGCAAAGCTACTCTCGCAGGAATATGTAATGGCACTCTTTGCGGGTTGGTTGGAATCACACCGGCGACAGGTTATGTTACCGTAGCTGGATCTTTTTGGATCGGTATACTTGCGGCCGTTGCCAGCTACTTTTTTATAAGTTTCCTCAAACCTCGAATTGGTGTCGATGATGCCTTGGATGCTTTTGGCTGTCACGGGGTCTGTGGAATAGTCGGCAGTATTTTGACCGGCTTGTTTGCCAGCCGGACAGTCAATTCTTCAATAAGTATTAACGGTTTGTTTTATGGTGGTGGATTTAAATTATTCGGTATTCAATTGTTTGCGACTATTTTTTCGGTTGTTTTCACGGCCCTGATTTGTTTTGTAATAATAAAGTTACTCAAATTGTTCATGAAAATGCGCGTTGATGCCAGTGAAGAAAAAGAAGGCCTTGATTTAGGAGAACACGGAGAAAGCGTCGATTATACAGTTCCACTTACACTAGAAGCATATAAACTTGAAGATCAAAAAAAGGATTTTTTTGTAGGACAACATAATAAGCTAAAAAAAGTATCTAAGAATTCAAAAAATACTGTAAATTCATCTATAAATTAG
- a CDS encoding nucleoside hydrolase translates to MKNIYFSHDGGVDDLVSLLLLLQMDNIKITGVGVMGADSYLEPALSATRKVIDRFGNGLKLAPAASDSRAVHPFPKEWRMDAFSFDAFPILNESGKIKTPVADNAAHLDLIEKLKSESKKTTLVMTGPLSDLARAIKIDPTIVDKIEELYWMGGTLDNRGNVAEPEQDGTIEWNAYWDPKAVKIVWDTKIPIHMVGLESTRQVPLTRSVRQHWAFERQYPIIDLIGQGYALVPPLEHFETNSTYFMWDVLTTLYSQFPDVVETKEALSDVSIAGESAGRTFESENGRPITLVTKVNHDRFFSLIDELGKNNN, encoded by the coding sequence ATGAAGAACATATATTTTAGTCATGATGGTGGTGTTGACGACTTGGTGTCTCTTTTACTTTTGTTGCAGATGGATAATATCAAGATAACTGGGGTTGGCGTAATGGGTGCAGACTCATATTTAGAGCCAGCTTTATCGGCCACAAGAAAGGTGATTGACCGTTTTGGCAACGGTTTAAAGCTGGCACCAGCGGCTTCCGACTCGCGTGCCGTTCATCCTTTTCCAAAAGAATGGCGAATGGATGCTTTTTCATTTGATGCCTTTCCGATTTTAAACGAGAGTGGAAAGATTAAAACGCCGGTTGCTGATAATGCGGCTCACCTTGATTTGATTGAAAAATTAAAGTCCGAGTCCAAAAAAACTACTTTGGTAATGACTGGTCCGTTAAGTGATTTGGCCCGAGCGATCAAAATTGACCCAACAATTGTTGATAAGATTGAAGAATTATATTGGATGGGTGGTACGTTGGATAATCGTGGTAATGTTGCCGAACCTGAACAAGATGGGACGATTGAATGGAATGCCTATTGGGATCCAAAAGCTGTCAAAATTGTTTGGGACACCAAGATTCCGATTCATATGGTTGGTTTGGAAAGTACTCGCCAGGTCCCATTAACCCGCTCTGTAAGACAACATTGGGCCTTTGAACGTCAATACCCGATTATTGATTTGATTGGCCAAGGCTATGCTTTGGTTCCACCGCTAGAGCATTTTGAAACTAATTCGACCTATTTTATGTGGGATGTTTTGACTACCTTGTACAGCCAGTTTCCAGATGTTGTTGAGACAAAAGAGGCTTTAAGCGATGTTTCTATTGCCGGTGAATCCGCAGGTCGAACTTTTGAAAGCGAAAACGGCCGACCGATAACACTTGTTACAAAAGTTAATCACGATCGTTTCTTTTCATTGATTGATGAACTTGGTAAAAATAACAATTAA
- the rlmD gene encoding 23S rRNA (uracil(1939)-C(5))-methyltransferase RlmD translates to MSRRTYSKLIKNQELTGDVVDLTYEGLGVIKVDDFPVFIVNSLPGERIKFAITRVLNSYAFGRVVEIIKESPDRVRADHSEMIASGIAPLVNLAYPAQLEFKRKQIKQLFHKVGIDDLEILPTLGMKNPTHYRNKTVVPVKFQDGKLVTGFYRRGSHKLVPIDDYYLNDPKIDIVVGIVRDVLNDFHISAYNEITREGIVRYLMVRRGYHSGQTMLAIVATKKTLPYEKEIIKKINQRIPDLTSFLLNYNPKQTNVQLGLNNRVLSGQQVIHDTLLGLDFEIGVNSFYQVNPQTTAVLYTKAAELAELKGNELVIDAYSGIGTIGLSIAKKVKKVIGVEVVVPAVEDAKKNMSANRIKNAEYIAADAPQQFIKWANNGIKPDVVFVDPPRKGLTVDLIRALGMMAPLKFVYISCNPATLARDAVLIKEQGYRISKAVLPIDQFPQTMHVESITVFEKE, encoded by the coding sequence GTGAGCAGAAGAACTTATTCAAAATTAATAAAAAATCAGGAATTAACCGGAGATGTAGTTGATTTGACTTACGAGGGATTGGGCGTTATCAAAGTCGATGACTTTCCGGTTTTTATTGTTAACTCACTTCCTGGCGAACGAATTAAATTTGCAATCACTCGAGTTTTAAACTCTTACGCTTTTGGACGAGTAGTTGAAATTATTAAAGAATCCCCAGATCGTGTTCGAGCTGATCATTCGGAAATGATTGCTAGTGGAATTGCTCCACTGGTGAATTTGGCTTATCCAGCTCAATTGGAATTTAAACGTAAACAAATCAAACAGTTATTCCATAAAGTTGGTATTGATGATCTCGAAATTTTGCCAACTCTGGGGATGAAAAATCCAACTCATTATCGAAACAAAACGGTTGTCCCGGTAAAATTTCAGGATGGTAAATTGGTGACTGGTTTTTATCGTCGTGGTTCCCACAAATTGGTTCCGATTGATGATTATTATTTGAATGATCCGAAAATTGATATTGTTGTTGGAATTGTCCGGGATGTTTTGAATGATTTTCACATTTCTGCCTATAACGAAATTACTCGAGAAGGTATTGTTCGTTATTTAATGGTTCGTCGTGGTTATCATAGTGGGCAGACAATGCTCGCAATTGTAGCAACGAAAAAAACTTTACCGTATGAAAAAGAAATTATTAAAAAAATTAATCAAAGGATTCCGGATTTAACCAGTTTTTTATTGAATTACAATCCCAAACAGACGAATGTTCAATTAGGACTGAATAACCGTGTTTTATCTGGTCAACAGGTCATTCACGATACTTTGCTGGGACTTGATTTTGAAATTGGCGTTAACTCTTTTTATCAAGTCAACCCACAGACAACTGCCGTGTTGTATACCAAAGCGGCTGAATTGGCCGAATTAAAGGGCAATGAACTGGTGATTGATGCTTATTCTGGAATTGGTACAATCGGTCTTTCGATTGCTAAAAAAGTTAAAAAAGTTATTGGTGTCGAGGTTGTTGTTCCGGCTGTTGAAGATGCAAAAAAGAATATGTCGGCTAATCGGATTAAAAATGCCGAATATATTGCTGCCGATGCACCGCAACAGTTTATTAAATGGGCCAATAATGGCATTAAACCGGATGTGGTTTTTGTTGATCCACCAAGGAAAGGATTGACCGTTGATTTAATTCGAGCACTTGGTATGATGGCACCATTGAAATTTGTTTATATTTCTTGCAATCCGGCCACACTTGCCCGTGATGCTGTTTTAATTAAAGAACAGGGATATCGCATTTCCAAAGCAGTTTTGCCGATTGATCAATTTCCACAGACAATGCATGTTGAATCGATTACGGTTTTTGAAAAAGAGTAA
- a CDS encoding diacylglycerol kinase family lipid kinase: MKRARIVYNPSSGREAIQRDLLEIMKVYERAGYETSVYETTPKVFSARNEAKRAAQAGFDLIVAAGGDGTVNEVVNGISPLKKRPLMAVIPSGTTNDYARALKIPRDDLVEAAKAINKQETLKMDIGEITSGNSRLNYFMNIGALGTLSELTYEVPSMLKTLYGYLAYITKGAELITRIQSVPVRITYDEGKFEGQVSLILLALTNSVGGFEKIVPDAKLDDGKFSLLIVEKSNIAQLFNLITKALNNGSHIKDRLITYIKTSKVKVEPLSNDKMKVNLDGEFGGVAPMTFKNLQRHIEFVAMTSRMKPGSRTRAQTADEIMAKKAEEEFKTASKEIKKKTGADK; this comes from the coding sequence ATGAAACGTGCCCGTATTGTTTATAATCCATCCTCTGGTCGTGAAGCGATTCAACGAGATTTGCTAGAAATAATGAAAGTCTACGAACGTGCTGGCTACGAAACATCTGTTTACGAAACGACGCCAAAAGTGTTTTCGGCCCGCAATGAAGCAAAGCGTGCTGCTCAGGCGGGCTTTGATTTGATTGTGGCTGCTGGTGGCGATGGGACTGTCAATGAAGTTGTCAATGGTATTTCTCCTTTAAAAAAACGTCCTTTAATGGCAGTGATTCCTTCGGGAACAACTAATGATTATGCTCGTGCTTTAAAAATACCTCGTGACGATTTGGTTGAAGCAGCTAAAGCAATCAACAAGCAGGAAACGCTTAAAATGGATATTGGTGAAATCACTTCCGGAAATTCCCGCCTTAACTACTTTATGAATATTGGCGCCCTTGGTACGTTATCTGAATTAACATATGAAGTTCCTTCTATGTTAAAGACTCTGTACGGATATCTAGCCTATATTACCAAAGGAGCTGAACTAATTACGCGTATCCAATCGGTTCCCGTTCGAATAACTTACGATGAGGGAAAATTCGAAGGGCAAGTTAGCCTTATTTTGTTGGCTTTGACAAATTCGGTCGGTGGTTTTGAAAAAATTGTTCCCGATGCCAAGCTTGATGATGGAAAGTTTTCATTATTGATTGTTGAAAAATCTAATATCGCTCAACTTTTCAATTTAATTACAAAGGCATTGAACAATGGTTCTCACATTAAAGACAGACTAATAACCTATATTAAAACAAGCAAGGTTAAAGTCGAACCTTTGTCTAACGACAAAATGAAGGTCAATCTTGATGGTGAATTTGGTGGTGTTGCTCCAATGACTTTTAAAAATTTACAGAGGCATATCGAGTTTGTTGCCATGACATCAAGGATGAAACCTGGTTCGAGAACAAGAGCCCAAACCGCAGATGAAATAATGGCTAAGAAAGCCGAAGAAGAGTTCAAAACGGCTTCTAAAGAAATTAAGAAAAAAACGGGAGCGGATAAGTGA
- a CDS encoding ECF transporter S component — protein MIKNRKKLRILMITVLFSAVSFILMVFPQVPIIPGASFLKLELSIVPLLLLAHFFGIRYSLLGVLLRSILFAILLNQGALTWIGLPVDIIAVIVFLLIFTYLRKKNIWLAIIVSTIALTIVEILANIFFAIPLYSEFMNYNISKIIGFWKYILLMILPFNLIEGLVWGLVYYPIERTFEKIFPKQL, from the coding sequence ATGATTAAAAACAGAAAAAAACTTAGAATACTAATGATTACTGTTCTATTTTCGGCTGTTAGTTTTATCCTGATGGTCTTTCCGCAAGTACCGATTATTCCGGGTGCTAGTTTCCTCAAATTAGAACTTTCGATTGTTCCTTTACTTTTATTAGCTCATTTTTTTGGTATCAGATACAGTTTGTTAGGTGTGTTGCTTAGATCGATTTTATTTGCTATTTTACTAAATCAAGGAGCACTTACTTGGATTGGTCTGCCTGTAGATATCATCGCCGTTATTGTCTTTTTGTTGATTTTTACTTACCTGAGAAAAAAGAATATTTGGCTGGCGATTATCGTTTCAACTATTGCTTTAACGATAGTTGAAATATTAGCAAACATTTTCTTTGCAATTCCTCTATATTCAGAATTCATGAACTATAACATTAGTAAAATAATCGGTTTTTGGAAATACATATTATTAATGATTCTTCCTTTCAATCTGATTGAGGGTTTGGTTTGGGGACTTGTCTATTATCCAATTGAAAGAACTTTTGAAAAAATTTTCCCTAAGCAATTGTGA
- a CDS encoding sugar porter family MFS transporter, producing MKAHHLNIFFIFVFGALGGLLFGFDTGIISGASSLIETNFSLNIEQTGFITSSVLIGSSIGALSIGSLSDKFGRKKLLILASILFLIGSGLSMAAVGFVSMIVARIILGFAVGSASALTPAYLAELADAPHRGSLGSMFQLMITLGILLAYVSNLGFLGHNLLGIRDWRWMLGSALIPALILFVGSIVLPESPRYLVEKGKIDEARRVLHRLREKTNEDPDKELADIKKVSNQPKGGIKELFTFARPAVIVAIGLMLLQQLVGINSVIYFLPQVFIKGFGFKAGSAIWISVGIGIVNFLCTVLAYNIMDKFNRRTILLFGSIVMTISIGILSVLNFTLSVKQAAVPTMILIAIYIFGFAVSWGPICWLMIGEIFPLNIRGVGTSIGSAANWIANFIVSQFFLVLLTAFHNNVGGPFAIFTFFAILSIFFVIYLVPETRGKSLEQIEMDMRHKPLPNETEN from the coding sequence TTGAAAGCACATCATTTAAATATATTTTTTATTTTCGTTTTTGGTGCGTTAGGAGGCCTGCTGTTCGGTTTTGATACTGGAATTATTTCCGGTGCGTCATCTTTGATTGAAACTAATTTCAGTTTGAACATTGAACAAACCGGCTTCATCACGTCTTCTGTTTTGATCGGATCATCAATTGGAGCTTTGTCTATTGGTTCTTTATCTGATAAATTCGGTCGTAAAAAACTATTAATTCTTGCCTCGATTCTCTTCTTAATCGGATCCGGACTTTCAATGGCGGCTGTTGGCTTCGTTTCAATGATTGTCGCTCGTATCATTTTGGGTTTTGCTGTTGGATCAGCCTCAGCGTTGACTCCTGCTTATTTGGCTGAATTAGCCGATGCCCCACATAGAGGATCATTAGGAAGCATGTTCCAGTTAATGATCACCCTTGGCATTTTATTAGCATATGTTTCCAATCTTGGGTTCCTGGGTCACAACCTACTGGGGATACGCGATTGGCGTTGGATGCTTGGATCGGCACTAATACCCGCTTTAATTCTTTTCGTAGGTTCAATTGTTCTCCCGGAATCGCCACGCTACTTGGTTGAAAAAGGAAAAATTGATGAAGCTCGTCGCGTGCTTCATCGTCTACGTGAAAAGACCAATGAAGATCCCGACAAAGAGTTGGCAGATATTAAAAAAGTTTCAAATCAACCCAAAGGAGGAATTAAAGAACTTTTCACTTTTGCCCGTCCCGCCGTTATTGTCGCTATCGGACTTATGCTTTTGCAACAATTAGTCGGTATTAATTCTGTTATCTACTTTTTACCACAAGTCTTTATTAAAGGCTTTGGATTTAAAGCAGGCAGTGCTATCTGGATTTCAGTTGGTATTGGTATCGTTAATTTCTTGTGCACCGTCCTGGCTTACAATATTATGGATAAGTTCAACCGCAGAACAATTCTATTGTTTGGATCAATCGTAATGACGATATCAATTGGAATCTTATCCGTGTTGAATTTTACTCTAAGTGTTAAACAAGCGGCTGTTCCGACGATGATTCTCATCGCAATATACATTTTTGGATTCGCCGTTTCTTGGGGACCGATTTGCTGGTTGATGATCGGTGAAATTTTCCCTTTGAATATTCGCGGAGTTGGCACGTCGATAGGTTCGGCTGCTAATTGGATTGCAAACTTTATCGTTTCTCAATTCTTCTTAGTATTGTTAACGGCTTTTCACAATAATGTCGGCGGTCCATTTGCAATCTTTACCTTCTTTGCCATTCTCTCAATATTCTTCGTGATCTACCTCGTTCCCGAAACTAGGGGAAAATCACTTGAACAAATTGAAATGGATATGCGTCATAAGCCATTACCAAATGAAACCGAAAATTAA
- the deoC gene encoding deoxyribose-phosphate aldolase — protein sequence MANYTLDDLCQMIDHTNLHADATAKDMVNLCKEAKKYHFKMVAVNQAQAKICAENLQKTDIDTGAAISFPLGQTTIESKVFDTKNAIKNGANEIDYVINIGELKNGNYSYIRQEMTEIAQVCHAKSIPCKVIFENAYLKKEEIKKLSKIAQEVKVDFIKTSTGFGPSGATVEDVLLMKKTVGNTVKVKAAGGISNADDFLAMIEAGADRIGTSHSIKIIEELKKRMLKRGATSIVVDYKSSI from the coding sequence ATGGCAAACTATACATTGGATGATTTATGCCAAATGATCGATCATACTAATTTGCACGCGGATGCAACTGCAAAAGATATGGTTAACCTATGTAAAGAAGCTAAAAAATATCATTTTAAAATGGTCGCCGTTAATCAGGCTCAGGCAAAAATTTGTGCAGAAAATTTACAAAAAACCGATATTGATACCGGAGCGGCAATTAGTTTTCCTTTAGGTCAAACGACTATCGAATCAAAAGTGTTTGATACAAAAAATGCCATTAAAAACGGCGCCAATGAGATTGATTATGTGATTAATATTGGCGAATTAAAAAATGGTAATTACAGTTATATTCGTCAAGAAATGACAGAAATTGCCCAAGTCTGTCACGCTAAATCAATTCCCTGCAAAGTGATTTTCGAGAATGCTTATCTAAAAAAAGAAGAAATTAAAAAACTTTCAAAAATCGCCCAAGAAGTTAAAGTTGATTTCATTAAAACATCAACCGGTTTTGGGCCAAGCGGCGCAACCGTTGAAGATGTTTTATTAATGAAAAAAACAGTTGGCAATACCGTAAAAGTCAAAGCCGCTGGCGGAATTTCAAACGCCGATGATTTTTTGGCAATGATTGAAGCTGGAGCTGATAGAATCGGCACAAGCCATAGTATAAAAATAATTGAAGAACTCAAAAAACGTATGTTAAAGCGAGGGGCAACTTCGATTGTGGTTGATTATAAAAGCAGTATCTAA
- a CDS encoding sugar porter family MFS transporter: protein MEQSMETISEKKKLRYVHKIAILATFGAFLFGYDTGVINGSLSFMARGNQLNLSPFMEGLVTSSLLFGAAIGAVIWGRLADRSGRKIILRTLAIIFFFSTLGCSIAPNSYILIFGRIFMGLAVGGVAGIVPVYLGEMAPSNIRGSLVCQDQMMIVLGQLLAYVMNGILGNAFNVSYIWRFMIALAAIPAVILWIGTYIIPETPRWLAIEKKSDQALAVLKSTRDDKVADQDLKDIEQNIKKESSRGRASLHDFHTPWIRRILIVGITIAVMQQLAGINIMMYYGTTILEKTGFSTKTALIANIGNGILSVLGTSIYMFFLANRIKRRLAWIGGFCFTTTILAAIALLSRYAAGLSILPYIVIICTMLFVFVDQMTLGPVCWLLLSEIFPLHVRGLGVGIATFGMWVMDFCVGFFFPILIEFFGLSNTFWIFAAIGVICIIISFFIIPETSGRSLEQLEDSFRRS, encoded by the coding sequence TTGGAACAAAGTATGGAGACAATTTCAGAAAAGAAAAAATTAAGATATGTACATAAAATTGCTATTTTAGCTACTTTTGGAGCTTTTTTGTTTGGTTATGATACGGGAGTCATCAATGGCTCTCTTTCTTTTATGGCTCGGGGGAATCAGCTTAATCTTTCTCCGTTCATGGAAGGACTGGTCACTAGTTCTTTATTGTTTGGAGCAGCCATTGGCGCTGTTATTTGGGGGCGTTTAGCAGATAGATCCGGCCGCAAAATAATTTTGCGTACATTAGCAATAATTTTCTTTTTTTCGACGCTTGGTTGTTCTATAGCTCCGAATTCTTACATCTTGATTTTTGGCAGAATATTTATGGGCTTGGCAGTTGGTGGAGTCGCTGGAATTGTGCCGGTTTATTTAGGAGAGATGGCGCCGTCGAATATTCGTGGCAGTTTGGTCTGCCAGGATCAAATGATGATTGTTTTAGGACAATTATTGGCGTATGTGATGAATGGTATTTTAGGAAATGCTTTTAATGTTTCCTATATTTGGCGTTTTATGATAGCATTGGCAGCAATTCCTGCTGTTATCTTATGGATTGGGACCTATATCATTCCTGAAACACCTCGCTGGTTGGCGATTGAAAAGAAAAGCGACCAAGCTTTGGCCGTTCTTAAAAGCACCAGAGACGATAAAGTAGCCGACCAGGATTTAAAGGATATTGAGCAAAATATTAAAAAAGAGAGTTCTAGAGGTCGTGCGAGCCTGCATGATTTTCATACTCCCTGGATCAGAAGAATATTAATTGTTGGGATCACAATTGCAGTAATGCAACAATTGGCCGGCATCAATATTATGATGTATTACGGTACGACTATCTTAGAAAAAACCGGGTTCAGTACAAAAACAGCTTTAATTGCCAATATTGGTAATGGAATTTTATCTGTTTTGGGTACCAGTATATATATGTTTTTCCTTGCCAATCGAATTAAACGCCGATTAGCTTGGATTGGCGGATTTTGTTTTACGACAACCATATTAGCTGCGATTGCTCTTTTGAGTCGTTATGCTGCCGGACTTTCGATCCTTCCTTATATTGTTATTATCTGTACGATGCTCTTTGTGTTTGTTGATCAAATGACATTGGGTCCGGTTTGTTGGCTGCTTTTGTCTGAGATTTTTCCGTTACATGTTCGTGGTTTGGGTGTCGGAATTGCGACTTTTGGCATGTGGGTGATGGATTTTTGTGTTGGATTTTTCTTCCCGATTTTGATTGAATTTTTTGGCCTATCAAATACTTTTTGGATTTTTGCAGCGATAGGCGTTATTTGCATAATTATTTCTTTCTTTATTATTCCAGAAACATCTGGCAGAAGCTTGGAACAACTTGAAGATTCTTTCCGCCGTTCATGA
- a CDS encoding single-stranded DNA-binding protein, translating into MKEDLADIFEIIDFKLEKLPKKTSFSLPDLYGEDQWKKIYIGDRVMAGNFFLRKVNQGFYNDIRVLPKKDRKNRSLYFKS; encoded by the coding sequence ATGAAAGAGGATCTCGCAGATATTTTCGAAATAATTGATTTTAAGCTGGAAAAATTACCAAAAAAGACTAGTTTTTCTTTACCTGATTTATATGGAGAAGATCAGTGGAAAAAAATTTATATCGGAGACCGTGTCATGGCTGGCAATTTCTTCTTGCGAAAAGTTAATCAGGGTTTTTATAACGATATCCGGGTTTTGCCCAAAAAAGATCGCAAAAACCGAAGCCTATATTTTAAGTCTTGA
- a CDS encoding phosphoglycerate dehydrogenase: MKVVVPKALSKAGKDYLSEHDFELIEAPDNKQETILKVGKDADGIVLMTDPFDNQTLTKFTNLKIIARHGVGFDNVDEKFAGEHGVYVTITPMANASTVAETTIAEILDLSKSLTKISDEMRKGNFAYKLDHMGFDLAHKKIGVMGYGRIGRQVAEKADALGMNVLIFDPFVKETKIGKLVDRDTLINQSDIITLHLAVTDQTIHGFGKREFKMMKKSASLINLGRGALVDEQALIDALKTKQINAAALDVFDEEPLPLTSEFYKLDNVLLTPHIASNTKECMERMAVDSASEVVRVLSGENPKWAVNKIK, encoded by the coding sequence ATGAAAGTTGTTGTACCAAAAGCATTATCAAAAGCAGGCAAAGATTATTTAAGTGAACATGATTTCGAATTAATCGAAGCGCCTGATAATAAACAGGAAACAATTTTAAAAGTCGGCAAAGATGCTGACGGAATTGTCTTGATGACCGATCCTTTCGATAATCAAACACTGACAAAATTTACAAATTTAAAAATAATTGCTCGACATGGAGTAGGGTTTGATAACGTTGATGAAAAATTCGCCGGTGAACATGGCGTATATGTGACGATTACACCAATGGCTAATGCTTCGACAGTTGCCGAAACAACAATCGCCGAAATTTTGGATTTATCAAAGAGCCTAACTAAAATATCAGACGAAATGCGTAAAGGAAACTTTGCCTACAAACTGGATCATATGGGCTTTGATTTGGCTCATAAAAAAATCGGCGTAATGGGGTATGGACGCATTGGCAGACAAGTCGCAGAAAAAGCCGATGCTTTGGGAATGAATGTTTTAATCTTCGATCCCTTCGTTAAAGAAACAAAAATCGGCAAACTGGTCGATCGTGACACATTGATAAATCAATCAGATATAATTACTCTTCATTTGGCAGTTACCGATCAGACTATTCATGGTTTTGGAAAACGCGAATTCAAAATGATGAAAAAAAGTGCCTCATTAATCAACCTGGGTCGTGGAGCTCTTGTAGACGAGCAGGCATTAATCGATGCCTTAAAAACGAAGCAAATTAACGCAGCAGCCTTAGATGTCTTTGATGAAGAACCGCTACCGCTAACAAGCGAATTCTATAAACTCGACAATGTCCTTTTGACACCGCACATCGCTTCCAACACAAAAGAATGTATGGAGCGAATGGCAGTTGATTCTGCCAGCGAGGTTGTTCGAGTTCTTTCAGGTGAAAACCCTAAGTGGGCAGTGAACAAAATTAAATAA
- a CDS encoding YbaK/EbsC family protein — MEVIVTVKRVKNYFEQFGLANRIKIFAKPTATVDQAAQTLGVQADQIAKTLAFSLEGQALVVVTSGLARISNQKFKKTFSQRPKMLSRDQVEPMIGYQVGGVCPFALNDGVNVYLDNSLRRHDLLYPAAGDLNAAIRLSLHELEKYSQPVAWVDVTKEIAG, encoded by the coding sequence TTGGAGGTAATCGTGACTGTAAAAAGAGTGAAGAATTATTTTGAACAATTTGGTTTAGCTAATCGGATCAAAATATTTGCCAAGCCAACAGCGACTGTCGACCAGGCTGCACAAACTTTAGGCGTTCAAGCCGACCAAATTGCTAAGACACTGGCCTTCTCATTAGAAGGTCAGGCACTTGTAGTAGTGACAAGCGGCTTGGCAAGAATTTCTAATCAAAAATTCAAAAAAACTTTCAGTCAGCGACCGAAAATGCTTTCTCGAGATCAGGTAGAACCAATGATTGGTTATCAAGTTGGTGGTGTTTGTCCTTTTGCTTTGAATGATGGCGTAAATGTTTATTTAGATAATTCATTAAGAAGACATGATTTGCTTTATCCAGCTGCTGGTGACCTTAATGCGGCCATTCGTTTATCTTTGCACGAGTTGGAAAAGTATTCTCAACCGGTCGCCTGGGTCGATGTTACCAAAGAGATAGCTGGATAA